TTAGATTTTGTCAATGGACAGAGAAATTACCCCTTCTCAACAACCTCGCTATCTGTCTCAATACTGAAGTTCCACCTCTCTAGAACTTCACCTGTGGCTTTACTCATTATCACCAGAACAATCCTCTGTAGTTTCCCAGCCTCAAGCCACTCTTCAAGAATTTAACGAACTCGTAAATTCTCACAAAAAATGTAAATCCTATTCCATGAAAGGTGAATTGAAAACTACCAGAAAGCTGAGaggttaagtttgaaatgaaggatttaACCCCATCATCTTGAGTAAGCAACATAGGAAGCCCATATTTCTTGACCTTTGTAAAACTTTCTTCTGGATAAACTCCACGATTGTAcaaaatgctaaaaaaatttACAGTTAGAATTCCATTTCTTAGGTTACACAAATCGAAAGAAAATAAACGTTCGAGATAAAAGGATTTTCGTAGTCTTTACCTATTTGCAGCATAACCTGAGAAACAATATTACCATAAAAAGTATATATTAGTCATGGTTACTTCAAAATCAGGGGAAGAAAACCCATTCAGAAAATTAAAAGGCGAACACAAATTCGAAGAATGTGATTGGAATTAAATGCGAAAAAAATATATGGGAAAATACCAAAGAATTCACCAACAATAGCGGCTGATCCTCGAAGAGTAATTATGTCTTTGGTCGCAGTTTTCAAGGCCATTGCTTCCGTTCTTCTCTGCAACTGTTGAACCCTACAGTTCAAACTAGGGGAATGATGGGATCGACTGGGTTGTAACCGACAATTTGAATATCAATTCCAAGCGAAGCAGGCAAGAGTATTGTTTTTCCCCTCTTCTCGATCGTAGAATGAGAATTAGATATCGATAAGTGGTGGGATTTGAAGCGATGAATTAGGGCATATTCGTGGATTGAAAAGTCTGATTTGGGAATTTGGGATGCAACGGCTAGTTTCCATCTGCGTTGATGTGCAACGGTCGAAATGTTTTTAAATTGACACAATGCATCATATATTAGTTCATGCTACAACCAGATTATATGGATATCTTATATATTTATGCAAATTGACATATATATTAATCCAATGACTAATattcaagaacataatatagaGATAAATACTATTgataatctttttttttaaaataaaaaacttaTAAACATATGTCGATCGAATGACATAGAATATAAATTAGTGGATAttcttattttcaaattttatccGTTCTTTTAGATGTTTTAATTTCATTGTTTTCCAATCTCAAAAATATGGTGATTAAAATATTAAGAATAAATTCTAAAAGTTACGAATTAATATCCATGTTTTAACAAACATCGCATAGTATTGTTTGCTTTCCGTAGATATTTCTCAGTTTTTCGTTCATTCTGCATGAAATAGATATATGCAGTCGATCAAGTTTCATCCATCTGATTGACGAGCTCGGGAACTAACATGGATTTTTGAATCCAATTCCCTTGTGTATCCAAGCTGCTGTACGCCTGTTCCAGAAGACTTCTGGTATTGTTAATTGAATACCAATTTTTTCTGGGAAAAATAAAACTCGTTAGATTTAAAAGTAAGAGATAAAGAAAGGAAAAATCATGTCCAAAATCGATGCTAAGGTTACATGTTGCATTAAAAGGTCCCAAGGCCCAAGGCCCAATCCACATTCTATTTTGACACATACAAAATTGTTTTCTTGAAGTAAATTAAAACTGGGAGGCCATaggaaaagtaaaaataaaaaataaaattgcttCAGACTTGAACAAAAAGTATACTATATTTCTTAgcagacaaaaacttgtgtgagacattCTCACGAATCTTATTTTGTGAgaaatatatcttatttgggtcatccatgaaaaaatattactttttatgttaaaattattactttttattgtgaatatcggtagggttgacatgtctcacagataaagatttgtgagacagaGACCTACTCTTCTTAGTATACTTTTGAAACTCAAGAATCATTTTAgctggtttttttttttctatatttttcaaatattataCCAGATTTCAAAACCTAAATTCTCAAAATCCATTTGCTAGAATTCAAACATTTTACACAAACATAACCTTATATAGGACAAAAAATTTTGTGagatccataaaaaatattacatttaataCCAACTTTTATCTATTTGGTGTTTCATCCGTTTTGGCAGAAAATGATAATATAGAAGATTCgaattaaatattacttatgAATCAAGTCGTTTCATCTCActaatataaattaatgttaaaagaaaaagaaaaaagagtgATAAAATCTGAGACACATGAAATCTGAAAGTAAAGATCCTGAAATGTTTAAAATGACACTTAATAATAGACAAAAGTAAGAAAATACTATGTCGACATTATTTCCTACTAATTTCGTCATTTGGGTTATATATACTTTTGGAGTTAACATAATTGTCATTTTCGTTAGGACCATGTTGGATACTTAAGGAATTTCAAGAATCCtttcacatttttttttttttttgacgagTATCCTTTCACATTTTATTACTTAAAAAATTGACATAAATATAAATTCCAC
This genomic interval from Primulina eburnea isolate SZY01 chromosome 16, ASM2296580v1, whole genome shotgun sequence contains the following:
- the LOC140816739 gene encoding mitotic spindle checkpoint protein MAD2; the protein is MALKTATKDIITLRGSAAIVGEFFGYAANSILYNRGVYPEESFTKVKKYGLPMLLTQDDGVKSFISNLTSQLSEWLEAGKLQRIVLVIMSKATGEVLERWNFSIETDSEVVEKGVSREKSDKEIMREIQAIMRQIASSITYLPCFDEPCVFDVLAYTDKDCGVPFTWIESDPKLIANPQMVKLHSFDTKIHKVDTLVSYKNDEWDEP